From a single Petrotoga sp. 9PW.55.5.1 genomic region:
- a CDS encoding HAD-IIA family hydrolase, translating to MIYTEETLKKLKETDLFVLDIDGTFYVSQELVAGALEFSSLLKKLNKKLIFLTNNSNKSKKEYLKEFKSLGYPVRENEIYTAGIAAAEYIKNKFGKKKIYLVGTSSIKQEYKKYGHEIVENSPEMVVVTFDKSLTYDKLAKASIFVSNGAFYVITNPDLNCPTKEGPIPDTASIASAISRATNREPDLIFGKPDPKILEMIMKDFEISPEKTCMVGDRLYTDILIGINAGTLTALVLTGEAKLEDLKGIAIKPDIVVSNLGELAKLIKEKEIG from the coding sequence GTGATATATACTGAGGAAACTTTAAAAAAACTAAAAGAAACAGATTTATTTGTTCTGGATATAGATGGTACTTTTTATGTTAGTCAAGAGTTAGTTGCAGGAGCTTTAGAGTTTTCAAGCTTATTGAAAAAACTAAACAAAAAATTGATTTTCTTAACTAATAATTCCAATAAATCAAAAAAAGAATACTTAAAAGAGTTCAAAAGTTTAGGTTATCCGGTTAGAGAAAACGAGATTTATACAGCTGGAATAGCCGCTGCTGAATACATAAAAAATAAATTTGGTAAAAAGAAGATATATCTGGTAGGAACTTCATCTATAAAGCAAGAGTATAAGAAGTATGGGCATGAGATAGTAGAAAATTCTCCTGAGATGGTTGTTGTAACTTTTGATAAGAGTTTGACTTATGATAAGTTGGCAAAAGCATCGATTTTTGTATCAAATGGGGCATTCTATGTTATTACGAATCCAGATTTAAATTGTCCGACCAAAGAGGGACCAATTCCTGATACAGCCTCTATTGCTAGTGCTATTTCAAGAGCAACAAATAGAGAACCAGATCTTATCTTTGGAAAACCTGATCCAAAAATTCTTGAAATGATTATGAAGGATTTTGAAATATCACCAGAAAAAACTTGTATGGTTGGAGATAGGCTTTACACCGATATACTAATTGGGATAAACGCGGGAACTTTGACAGCTTTAGTATTAACGGGAGAAGCAAAGTTAGAAGACCTAAAAGGCATTGCAATAAAACCGGATATAGTAGTTAGTAATTTAGGTGAGTTAGCAAAATTAATAAAGGAGAAAGAAATTGGCTGA
- a CDS encoding methionine synthase codes for MAEIYIPQNYEIMPQKKFYLLRAGFDGKKLEVNEKLKGEINRIYLLGLKLARPKAIIESFKVDSIPVDLIPKSFAKVKSITFFASTLGEEIDNYVSSSNVLSSMLMDAWASESLEAFNESIDKSLREKFRKGTRRFSPGYSDIDIRKNWDIVNLILKTNLVKVNKNTGIIIPRKSTICMIGWYDE; via the coding sequence TTGGCTGAGATATACATTCCTCAAAATTACGAAATTATGCCTCAAAAAAAGTTTTATTTACTTAGAGCCGGTTTTGATGGGAAAAAACTAGAAGTTAATGAAAAACTTAAAGGTGAAATAAATAGAATATATTTGTTGGGATTAAAGTTAGCTAGACCGAAAGCAATTATTGAAAGTTTTAAAGTAGATTCCATACCAGTAGATTTAATACCTAAATCTTTTGCAAAAGTTAAATCTATAACTTTTTTTGCATCAACATTAGGTGAAGAGATAGATAATTATGTTTCAAGCTCAAACGTTTTAAGCTCAATGCTCATGGATGCGTGGGCCTCTGAATCTTTAGAGGCTTTTAATGAGTCGATTGACAAGAGTTTAAGAGAAAAATTTAGAAAAGGTACAAGGAGGTTCTCGCCTGGATATTCTGATATCGATATAAGAAAAAATTGGGATATCGTTAACCTTATACTTAAGACAAACCTTGTAAAAGTAAACAAGAACACGGGCATTATAATCCCAAGAAAAAGTACAATATGTATGATAGGGTGGTACGATGAATAG
- a CDS encoding homocysteine S-methyltransferase family protein has translation MNRKDFLQLLNEKILILDGGYGTEFIKKGYSKIPAEVLNIKYPDVVYDLQKEYVKAGSDILLTNTFSANRKKLRELGFEKEFEQINAQAVQIARMASNQTTLVFGDLSSLGEFPKPMGKLDMDEAIEEYYQQAKVLFENGVDGFIVETMTDIKELKAAVYGIRKVTDNLPLIAHMTFESNGRSVTGTSVEIFANVFNDLDVDVLGINCTLGPEELLRVFERLSLSTNKFLSVEPNAGKPIFDGEKLEYKMSPEIFGVYTEDYLDAGVNIIGGCCGTTPEHIKVIRKMVQRRPRNISKEIPVMYSSRTILKTFHPFTVIGERINPAGSKKFQSEIEAFNFERVIKRSNSQKKAQADAIDLNLGIEKILTEEHFIQIVNELDKHSSLPISFDIQNFDYLEKALKEYPGRAIINSSKLSKKDLERKLELIKKYGGLLILLALEKEILETAEERFQLVVKKWPLIKDKGFEKNRFIIDPLVLSLGANNDPKITLELIKLLSQSGFNTTLGLSNLSFGLPDRKFINAAFLSRARYNGLTSAIMNPEDEFLMNTLKGNLLLDKNIVATNKIEDQDELTEKILQGEKEEVKKIIERELESKSPLEVSQKILGESMENIGELYAKGSIYLPELLLAAETVKPIFDYLNQMIPATESNKKAKVVLATVEGDIHDIGKNIVGSVLKSGNFEVIDLGKDVETKIIIDAVKKHSPEILGLSAMMTTTVGKIEEVVKELKKYGINVKVIAGGASMNKKLAENFGCDAYAKDASEGLKICKNWVSEL, from the coding sequence ATGAATAGAAAAGATTTCTTACAACTTCTAAATGAAAAGATTTTGATTTTAGATGGAGGATACGGCACAGAGTTTATTAAAAAAGGATACTCCAAAATTCCAGCAGAAGTCTTAAATATAAAGTATCCAGATGTTGTGTACGATTTACAAAAAGAATATGTAAAAGCTGGTTCAGATATACTTTTAACAAACACTTTCAGTGCAAATAGAAAAAAGTTAAGAGAATTGGGTTTTGAAAAAGAATTTGAACAAATAAATGCGCAAGCTGTTCAAATTGCAAGAATGGCATCTAATCAAACAACTTTAGTATTTGGGGATTTGTCTTCTTTGGGGGAGTTTCCAAAACCTATGGGAAAGCTTGATATGGATGAAGCAATAGAAGAGTATTATCAGCAAGCGAAGGTACTTTTTGAAAACGGAGTCGATGGTTTTATAGTAGAGACTATGACAGATATCAAAGAACTTAAAGCAGCGGTTTATGGTATAAGAAAGGTTACTGATAATTTACCTTTAATTGCTCACATGACTTTTGAAAGTAATGGACGTTCTGTAACGGGTACTTCTGTTGAAATATTTGCTAATGTTTTTAACGATTTGGACGTCGATGTTTTAGGTATAAATTGTACCTTAGGTCCTGAAGAACTTTTGAGAGTTTTTGAAAGGTTATCTCTTTCGACGAATAAATTTTTATCGGTTGAGCCAAATGCTGGAAAACCTATATTTGACGGGGAAAAATTGGAGTATAAAATGTCTCCTGAAATATTTGGAGTATATACTGAAGATTATTTAGATGCTGGGGTTAATATAATAGGTGGTTGTTGTGGAACTACTCCCGAACATATAAAAGTAATAAGAAAAATGGTTCAAAGAAGGCCAAGAAATATATCGAAAGAAATACCTGTTATGTACTCTTCAAGAACCATTTTGAAAACATTTCATCCTTTTACTGTAATTGGCGAAAGAATTAATCCTGCAGGAAGTAAGAAGTTTCAAAGTGAAATAGAAGCATTTAATTTTGAAAGAGTTATTAAAAGGTCTAATAGTCAGAAAAAGGCTCAGGCTGATGCTATAGATTTGAATTTAGGAATCGAAAAAATATTAACAGAAGAACATTTTATACAGATTGTAAATGAGTTAGACAAACACTCATCACTCCCCATATCTTTTGATATTCAAAATTTCGATTATTTAGAAAAGGCATTAAAAGAGTATCCAGGAAGAGCAATAATAAACTCATCAAAACTTTCAAAAAAAGATTTAGAAAGAAAGTTGGAATTAATCAAAAAATATGGTGGATTATTAATATTATTAGCTCTTGAAAAAGAGATACTAGAAACTGCGGAAGAAAGGTTTCAACTTGTTGTAAAAAAATGGCCATTAATAAAAGACAAAGGTTTTGAAAAAAATAGATTTATTATCGATCCTTTGGTTTTGTCATTAGGAGCTAACAACGATCCAAAAATTACATTAGAACTCATAAAATTACTTTCTCAAAGTGGCTTCAACACAACTCTTGGGCTTTCCAACTTAAGTTTTGGTTTGCCAGATAGAAAGTTTATCAATGCAGCATTTTTATCAAGAGCTAGGTATAACGGACTAACTTCAGCAATCATGAATCCAGAGGACGAATTTTTGATGAATACTTTGAAAGGGAATTTGCTACTAGATAAAAACATAGTAGCAACCAATAAAATTGAAGATCAAGACGAATTAACTGAAAAGATTCTTCAAGGTGAAAAAGAAGAAGTAAAGAAGATAATTGAAAGAGAATTGGAAAGCAAAAGTCCATTGGAAGTCAGTCAAAAAATTCTCGGTGAATCTATGGAGAATATAGGAGAATTATATGCGAAAGGGAGCATATACCTTCCAGAATTATTGCTGGCTGCTGAAACAGTGAAACCTATCTTTGATTATCTAAACCAAATGATTCCTGCAACTGAAAGTAACAAAAAAGCAAAGGTAGTGTTAGCAACTGTTGAAGGAGATATTCATGATATTGGGAAAAATATAGTGGGATCAGTTTTAAAAAGTGGTAACTTTGAAGTAATTGACCTAGGAAAAGACGTAGAAACCAAAATTATAATAGATGCTGTAAAAAAACATTCTCCAGAGATACTAGGATTATCTGCTATGATGACAACGACAGTTGGAAAAATTGAAGAAGTTGTGAAAGAATTAAAAAAATACGGTATTAATGTGAAAGTTATTGCGGGTGGAGCATCGATGAACAAAAAATTGGCAGAAAATTTTGGATGTGACGCTTATGCAAAAGATGCTAGCGAAGGTCTTAAAATCTGTAAAAATTGGGTGTCTGAATTATAA
- a CDS encoding inositol monophosphatase gives MTQKDVQEVKRIVKAAGENLKKWSKENFQVNSKKSRTDLVTDVDYKIQEYLIEQINKSFPNSLFLAEESGLTKTPDKNEYWVIDPIDGTVNFSRGLPENCISLAFVENSEPTLGIIYAPFMNLFYFATKDQGAFLNDEKINPQWAVNFEDSMLSLGNKRGKTHTYFKALEEKVMRIRLFGTAALQIAYVASGYLDAFISIRSHPWDVAAGYLLLKESGGKIIKFDGNNADIFCSNAIYCNPYIVKDLIESLKELN, from the coding sequence TTGACTCAAAAAGATGTGCAAGAAGTTAAAAGAATCGTAAAGGCCGCTGGAGAAAATCTTAAAAAGTGGAGCAAAGAAAATTTTCAGGTTAATTCTAAAAAATCTAGAACAGATTTAGTAACAGATGTCGATTATAAGATACAAGAGTATTTAATTGAACAGATCAATAAAAGTTTCCCAAACTCACTATTCCTAGCTGAAGAATCTGGATTAACAAAAACACCAGATAAAAATGAATATTGGGTAATAGACCCAATTGATGGAACTGTAAATTTTTCAAGAGGATTACCAGAAAACTGTATTTCGTTAGCCTTTGTTGAAAACAGCGAACCTACTTTGGGAATCATCTATGCGCCATTTATGAATCTTTTCTACTTTGCTACAAAAGATCAAGGGGCATTTCTCAACGATGAAAAGATAAATCCACAATGGGCAGTAAATTTTGAAGATTCGATGCTATCTTTAGGAAATAAAAGAGGAAAAACCCATACCTATTTCAAAGCACTTGAAGAAAAGGTTATGAGAATCAGACTTTTTGGAACAGCTGCTTTACAGATTGCCTATGTAGCATCGGGTTATTTAGATGCATTTATCTCTATAAGATCACACCCATGGGATGTGGCTGCTGGGTATCTTTTACTAAAAGAAAGTGGTGGAAAAATAATTAAATTCGATGGAAATAATGCAGATATCTTTTGTTCCAACGCTATTTATTGTAATCCTTACATAGTCAAAGATTTAATCGAAAGTCTTAAAGAATTAAATTGA
- a CDS encoding alpha-amylase family glycosyl hydrolase gives MNNKLNKISELWLKLYPANEEEKLNELIDFLKSKKENMKYEPEDKFWYKKGLVYSTYVDLFAGNFEKMKEKLDYLSNLGVTILWLLPILESPMNDQGFDISDFYKVRDELGGNKSFFEFVELAHQKGIKILFDVAINHTSDKHPWFQDAKKSKNSRYRDYYIWSDTDKKYSQARLLFKGMVNSNWTYNPETDDYYFHRFYEIQPDLNYKNPEVLNEMIKIFTFWKQHGVDGFRMDAAPFLWKEEGTNCENLPQTHMILKIFRAALDYLKEGTALIAEANQPPKDVVDYFGESDECHVAYHFPVMPKIFLAIAEGNPEYIIETLSEKITPPVPKDCQWFVFLRCHDELTLEFVEPEERNKMLKYYLLDERWNFREGEGIAGRLYNQMNKDYKKVLLAYSVLFSLNGTPINYYGDEIAMENDEQFYKIMTEKIGYKDSRFFNRGPFNEEKMKKAILDPQSDSYKIYNSIRNLIEFKKGYTDIFSQEPVYENIEGVFKVSRNSENKSLIIYNNLTNKEKKVDDVILKPYEYKWVLD, from the coding sequence ATGAATAATAAATTAAATAAAATATCAGAATTGTGGCTTAAATTATATCCTGCTAATGAAGAAGAAAAACTGAATGAACTTATAGACTTTTTGAAATCAAAAAAAGAAAATATGAAGTATGAACCGGAGGATAAATTTTGGTATAAAAAGGGCCTTGTATATTCCACCTATGTTGATTTATTTGCTGGTAATTTTGAAAAAATGAAGGAAAAACTTGATTATTTAAGCAATCTAGGAGTTACTATATTATGGCTTCTCCCCATACTGGAATCCCCAATGAACGATCAAGGATTTGATATTTCTGATTTTTATAAAGTTAGAGATGAATTGGGAGGAAATAAAAGTTTTTTTGAATTTGTAGAATTAGCGCATCAAAAAGGGATTAAAATCCTTTTTGATGTCGCAATAAACCATACTTCGGATAAACATCCATGGTTTCAAGATGCAAAAAAATCAAAAAACTCGAGATATAGGGATTATTACATATGGAGCGATACAGATAAGAAATATTCTCAAGCTCGTTTACTATTTAAAGGTATGGTTAACAGTAATTGGACTTACAATCCTGAGACTGATGATTATTACTTCCATAGGTTCTATGAAATACAACCTGATTTAAATTATAAAAACCCAGAAGTATTAAATGAGATGATAAAGATATTCACTTTCTGGAAACAACACGGTGTAGACGGATTTAGGATGGATGCTGCACCATTTTTGTGGAAAGAAGAAGGTACTAACTGTGAAAATCTCCCTCAAACTCACATGATTTTAAAAATTTTCAGAGCAGCTTTAGATTATTTGAAAGAAGGTACCGCTTTGATAGCTGAGGCTAACCAACCTCCAAAAGATGTTGTGGATTACTTTGGAGAAAGTGATGAATGCCATGTCGCTTATCACTTCCCTGTTATGCCGAAAATTTTCTTAGCCATTGCAGAAGGGAACCCTGAATATATCATTGAAACATTGTCAGAAAAAATTACTCCCCCGGTTCCAAAAGATTGTCAATGGTTTGTATTTCTTAGGTGCCATGACGAATTAACTTTGGAGTTTGTAGAACCTGAAGAAAGAAATAAAATGCTTAAATATTATTTATTGGATGAAAGATGGAACTTTCGAGAAGGAGAAGGAATAGCCGGTAGACTATATAACCAGATGAATAAGGATTATAAAAAAGTACTTTTAGCCTACTCCGTTTTGTTTTCTTTGAATGGAACTCCAATAAATTATTATGGTGATGAAATTGCTATGGAAAACGACGAACAATTCTACAAAATTATGACTGAAAAGATAGGATATAAGGATTCTAGATTTTTTAACCGAGGTCCTTTTAATGAAGAAAAGATGAAAAAAGCGATTTTAGACCCACAAAGTGATAGTTATAAGATATATAACAGTATTAGAAATTTAATTGAATTCAAAAAAGGTTATACGGATATTTTTTCACAAGAACCTGTTTATGAGAATATAGAGGGTGTTTTTAAAGTAAGCAGAAATAGTGAAAATAAATCACTCATTATATACAATAATTTAACAAATAAAGAGAAAAAAGTAGACGATGTAATACTTAAACCATATGAATACAAATGGGTATTAGATTAA
- a CDS encoding glucose-1-phosphate thymidylyltransferase has protein sequence MKALILCAGKGTRLRPITFTNAKPLIPIANKPTIMYSLEKIRDAGITEIGLVVSPENIDDFKNVLKDGKQLGINISYIIQQEAKGLAHAVKVSKDFLGNDDFLMYLGDNLVNFDLSTFIDKFKKGNYESFVLLTQVDNPSQFGIAVMEDSKVTKVVEKPKDAPSNLAIIGVYIFTPTIFEAIENISPSWRGELEITDAIQWLIDNSKNVGAHIVDGWWKDTGKPEDLIEANRTILETLKEQKIEGEVRSDSSVQGNVHMGKNTKIINSIVRGPAIIGNNVTINNAYIGPYTSIGDSVYISSSEIENSIILSFANISDVKIGIESSIIGENSKIFSVDRKPYSLKLIIGDYSNIQIPR, from the coding sequence ATGAAAGCATTGATACTATGTGCTGGAAAAGGAACAAGGCTACGACCAATTACTTTTACAAATGCTAAACCGTTGATACCCATAGCTAATAAACCTACTATTATGTATAGTTTAGAAAAGATAAGAGATGCCGGGATAACCGAAATTGGTTTGGTTGTAAGCCCTGAAAACATAGATGATTTTAAAAATGTCTTGAAAGATGGCAAACAACTAGGCATTAATATATCATATATAATTCAACAAGAGGCTAAAGGATTAGCTCATGCTGTTAAAGTATCAAAGGATTTTTTAGGTAACGATGATTTTTTAATGTATCTTGGCGATAACCTTGTAAACTTCGACCTTTCGACTTTTATTGATAAATTTAAAAAAGGCAATTACGAATCATTTGTTTTACTAACCCAAGTTGACAATCCTTCACAGTTCGGAATAGCTGTTATGGAGGATTCTAAGGTAACTAAAGTTGTTGAAAAGCCTAAAGATGCTCCTTCCAACCTTGCTATTATTGGAGTATATATTTTTACTCCAACAATTTTTGAAGCTATAGAAAATATTTCTCCTTCTTGGAGAGGGGAATTAGAGATTACAGATGCTATTCAATGGTTGATAGATAACTCTAAAAATGTTGGTGCACATATCGTCGATGGTTGGTGGAAAGACACCGGAAAACCAGAAGACCTAATTGAAGCAAATAGAACTATCCTTGAGACTTTAAAAGAGCAAAAAATCGAAGGGGAAGTAAGATCAGATTCATCAGTTCAGGGAAATGTTCATATGGGGAAAAATACAAAAATCATTAATTCTATTGTTAGGGGCCCGGCTATTATAGGTAATAATGTCACTATAAATAATGCATATATTGGACCATATACAAGTATTGGAGATAGCGTTTACATTTCTTCTTCTGAGATAGAAAATAGTATTATTCTTAGTTTTGCTAATATATCCGATGTTAAAATAGGAATAGAATCTTCTATTATAGGAGAAAATTCAAAGATATTTTCCGTTGATAGAAAGCCATATTCATTAAAATTAATAATTGGAGATTACAGTAATATACAAATACCCCGATAG
- a CDS encoding nucleoside-diphosphate sugar epimerase/dehydratase, whose amino-acid sequence MKQLSKRATSLIVIDYLLFLLSYIIAMFIRFQFDFLEMRKYISPILFFPLIMVIVFYYSGIYKYIWRFATLNELKPVFNSGFIGFLINFFVFEFVRRYISQIFTLPFSVAATASLVGVVLVSASRIYWFSKHSPDSKKRFENIKNILIIGAGDAGTELLGEYERHPEEGTVVGFLDDDPDKIGRSIRGYPVLGKTKEVMDFVEKHNVEEVILAIPSASSEQIKKIIDYVDTSKVRLKTLPGILEILDNKLSLGFLREVDISDLLGRKEVSVDLKEIKEYIKGKKILVTGAGGSIGSEICRQVLPMGPKAIYLLGKGENSIFEISNELKEKFPNAIIEEIIADVADEKRMEYLFSKYKFNVVFHAAAHKHVPLMQKNPTEALKVNTLGSYNVAKLSGEYGVERFVFISTDKAIKPTSVMGASKRLGEIVIKSLSEIYETRYGIVRFGNVLDSRGSVIPIFKEQIRKGGPVTVTHPNMKRYFMTIPEAVSLVLQCGQFANKAEIFVLEMGEPVNIDRLARELIRLSGYIPDQDIKIVYTGIRPGEKLYEEIFTESEKFEKTKNKWIFISKNNNKMSNIEFESFINKIKNIIQRNDVEKIPYIFKEVISDAQMDLKTDTTYS is encoded by the coding sequence ATGAAACAGCTTTCTAAAAGAGCTACAAGTTTAATTGTAATAGATTATCTGTTGTTTTTATTATCCTATATTATAGCTATGTTTATAAGGTTTCAATTTGATTTTCTAGAAATGAGAAAATATATTTCTCCCATTCTATTTTTCCCATTAATAATGGTTATAGTTTTTTATTATTCAGGTATTTACAAATATATATGGCGTTTCGCTACTCTCAACGAATTAAAACCGGTATTTAACAGTGGATTTATAGGATTTTTAATAAATTTTTTTGTTTTTGAATTCGTTAGAAGGTACATCAGTCAAATTTTCACCCTTCCTTTTAGCGTTGCTGCTACCGCCTCCTTAGTTGGAGTTGTTCTCGTTTCAGCAAGCAGAATCTACTGGTTTTCAAAACATTCCCCAGATTCAAAAAAACGATTTGAAAATATAAAAAATATTCTGATAATAGGGGCTGGAGATGCTGGTACAGAATTATTGGGGGAGTATGAAAGACACCCCGAAGAAGGAACTGTTGTTGGATTTTTAGATGATGACCCTGATAAAATAGGAAGAAGCATACGAGGATATCCTGTTTTGGGTAAAACTAAAGAAGTAATGGATTTTGTTGAAAAACACAACGTCGAAGAAGTTATATTAGCAATTCCAAGTGCATCATCTGAACAAATTAAAAAAATAATTGACTATGTTGACACTTCAAAAGTTAGACTAAAAACATTACCTGGAATATTGGAAATCTTGGATAATAAACTTTCATTAGGATTTTTAAGAGAAGTTGATATCTCTGATTTATTGGGAAGAAAAGAGGTAAGTGTAGATCTTAAAGAAATAAAGGAATATATAAAAGGCAAAAAAATCCTTGTAACAGGAGCTGGTGGAAGTATTGGTTCGGAAATCTGCAGGCAAGTGTTACCAATGGGTCCAAAGGCTATTTATTTATTGGGTAAAGGGGAAAATAGCATTTTTGAAATATCAAATGAACTCAAAGAGAAGTTCCCAAACGCTATAATAGAAGAGATAATTGCAGATGTTGCGGATGAAAAAAGGATGGAATACCTTTTTTCTAAATATAAATTTAATGTAGTTTTTCATGCAGCTGCTCATAAACACGTTCCTTTAATGCAGAAAAATCCTACGGAAGCTTTAAAAGTAAATACCCTCGGAAGTTACAATGTTGCTAAACTATCAGGAGAATATGGAGTTGAAAGGTTTGTCTTTATATCTACTGATAAAGCAATAAAACCTACCTCTGTTATGGGTGCATCAAAAAGACTCGGTGAAATTGTTATTAAAAGCCTATCTGAAATTTATGAAACAAGATACGGAATAGTCAGATTTGGAAATGTCTTGGATAGTAGAGGTAGCGTCATTCCTATTTTTAAAGAACAAATAAGAAAAGGCGGTCCCGTTACAGTCACTCATCCTAATATGAAAAGATATTTTATGACCATTCCAGAGGCTGTATCCCTAGTACTACAATGCGGTCAATTTGCAAATAAGGCCGAAATATTCGTTTTAGAAATGGGAGAACCCGTAAACATTGATAGGCTAGCAAGAGAATTAATAAGACTTTCAGGATATATACCTGATCAAGATATTAAAATTGTCTACACTGGAATAAGGCCTGGAGAAAAACTTTATGAAGAAATTTTTACTGAAAGCGAAAAATTCGAAAAAACAAAAAACAAATGGATTTTTATCTCTAAAAATAATAACAAAATGAGTAACATAGAATTTGAAAGTTTTATCAACAAGATAAAAAATATCATTCAAAGAAACGATGTTGAAAAAATACCATATATATTTAAAGAGGTTATTTCTGATGCCCAAATGGATTTAAAAACTGATACTACGTACTCTTGA
- a CDS encoding DegT/DnrJ/EryC1/StrS aminotransferase family protein yields MTISLSDSDITDLEISTVLNVLKSKRLALGPYLEKFQQSIKEFTKVKYALAVNSGTSALHLILKSLNFQKDQKMLVSPFSFISSANVALFEGGIPVFIDIDPQTYNISPQKLKEFIDKSYQKDITTFMGVDIFGIPSPWDEIYSILPQEINIIEDSCEALGGEYKNKKLGTFGKAGTFAFYPNKQITTGEGGIIVTDNEEIFDLCKSMSNQGRGKSGEWLISERLGYNYRMDEMSAALGFAQMQRIDEISKKRKEKAQRYFELFKNDNRIVLPNVPSVVTSQSWFVFVLRLDLGWLSNFLNIPNWVKNFELPTKFETQKSKEEWSKIIKQLRNTLQNLIKKLNQKGIESKNYFYPIHLQPFYMKMFGYTPGDYPVTELVSSMTFAIPFFSNITQEEQKDVYNAIDKSLKEIKNETAF; encoded by the coding sequence ATGACCATTTCTTTATCTGATTCTGATATTACAGATCTGGAAATAAGTACCGTGTTAAATGTTTTAAAGTCAAAAAGATTAGCTTTAGGCCCTTATCTTGAAAAGTTTCAACAATCAATTAAAGAATTTACGAAAGTTAAATATGCCTTAGCAGTAAACAGCGGCACTTCAGCATTACATTTGATATTAAAATCTTTAAACTTTCAAAAAGACCAAAAGATGCTTGTATCTCCTTTTAGCTTTATTTCTTCTGCCAATGTGGCATTATTCGAGGGTGGGATACCAGTCTTTATTGATATAGATCCACAAACTTATAACATTTCTCCTCAGAAATTAAAGGAATTTATTGATAAAAGTTATCAAAAAGATATAACTACTTTTATGGGTGTTGATATCTTTGGAATACCTTCACCTTGGGATGAAATCTATTCTATCCTACCTCAAGAAATAAATATTATAGAAGACTCTTGCGAGGCTTTGGGCGGAGAGTATAAAAATAAAAAGTTAGGAACCTTTGGAAAAGCTGGAACGTTCGCTTTTTATCCGAATAAGCAAATAACTACCGGAGAAGGCGGTATAATAGTGACAGATAATGAAGAAATTTTCGATTTGTGTAAATCCATGTCTAATCAAGGCAGGGGAAAAAGCGGAGAATGGCTAATCAGTGAAAGATTAGGATATAATTACCGCATGGATGAAATGTCCGCCGCACTGGGATTTGCACAAATGCAACGTATAGATGAGATAAGCAAAAAAAGAAAAGAAAAAGCTCAAAGATACTTTGAGCTATTTAAAAATGACAATAGAATTGTTCTTCCTAATGTACCGTCTGTTGTAACTTCTCAAAGCTGGTTTGTATTTGTTTTACGATTGGACTTAGGGTGGCTATCAAATTTCTTAAATATACCAAATTGGGTTAAAAATTTCGAACTCCCCACTAAATTTGAAACTCAAAAAAGCAAAGAAGAATGGTCAAAAATAATTAAACAATTGAGGAACACTTTACAGAACTTAATTAAAAAGTTAAATCAAAAAGGTATAGAATCAAAAAACTATTTTTATCCTATTCATTTACAACCTTTCTATATGAAAATGTTTGGATACACCCCTGGTGATTATCCTGTTACTGAACTAGTTTCTTCTATGACCTTTGCAATTCCTTTTTTTTCTAATATTACTCAGGAAGAGCAAAAGGATGTATATAACGCGATTGATAAAAGTTTAAAGGAGATTAAAAATGAAACAGCTTTCTAA